From one Bradyrhizobium sp. Ash2021 genomic stretch:
- the fdhF gene encoding formate dehydrogenase subunit alpha, with translation MSLIQETDFGTPRSKSETMVTLTIDGNSVTVPEGTSIMRAAMEAGTQIPKLCATDMVDAFGSCRLCLIEIEGRAGTPASCTTPVLPGLVVHTQTERLKKLRKGVMELYISDHPLDCLTCAANGDCELQDMAGAVGLRDVRYGYEGDNHVFAKSHGEANAAWMPKDESNPYFTYDPSKCIVCSRCVRACEEVQGTFALTISGRGFDSRVSPGMSESFLGSECVSCGACVQACPTATLTEKSVIEIGQPEHSVVTTCAYCGVGCTFKAEMRGEEVVRMVPYKDGKANRGHSCVKGRFAWGYTTHKERILKPMIREKIADPWREVSWEEAFNFAAAKFKGIQEKYGRDAVGGITSSRCTNEETYLVQKLIRGGFGNNNVDTCARVCHSPTGYGLSTTFGTSAGTQDFDSVEHTDVVLIIGANPAAAHPVFASRLKKRLRQGAKLIVIDPRRTEMVEAPHLTALHLPLMPGTNVAVLTALAHVIVTEGLVDEAFVRERCDWSEFEEWAAFAALPNNSPEATAIMTGVDPKELREAARLFATGGNGAIYYGLGVTEHSQGSTTVIAIANLAMATGNIGRPGVGVNPLRGQNNVQGSCDMGSFPHELPGYRHISGDAVRDQFEAMWNVKLNREPGLRIPNMFDAAIEGTFMGLYVQGEDILQSDPNTKHVVAALSSMECVIVHDLFLNETANYAHVFLPGSTFLEKDGTFTNAERRIQRVRKVMTPRNGLSDWEVTIGLAKAMGFEMRYDHPSQIMDEIAALTPTFAGVSYTKLDELGSVQWPCNEKAPQGTPVMHIGGFVRGKGKFVITEYIPTDERTGPRYPLLLTTGRILSQYNVGAQTRRTDNIIWHEEDRLEIHPHDAEQRGVRDGDWVRLASRAGETTLRAEITDRVAPGVVYTTFHHPDTQANVITTEYSDWATNCPEYKVTAVQISPSNGPSDWQKAYDEQARHSRRIAPVVEAAE, from the coding sequence ATGTCGCTGATCCAGGAAACCGACTTCGGAACGCCCCGCTCGAAATCCGAGACGATGGTGACGCTCACCATCGACGGCAACAGCGTCACGGTGCCCGAGGGCACCTCGATCATGCGCGCGGCGATGGAAGCCGGCACGCAGATCCCAAAGCTGTGCGCCACCGACATGGTCGATGCGTTCGGCTCCTGCCGGCTGTGCCTGATCGAGATCGAGGGCCGCGCCGGCACGCCGGCGTCCTGCACCACGCCCGTTCTGCCCGGCCTCGTGGTTCACACTCAGACCGAGCGGCTGAAGAAGCTGCGCAAGGGCGTGATGGAGTTGTACATCTCCGACCACCCGTTGGATTGCCTGACCTGTGCCGCCAACGGCGATTGCGAATTGCAGGACATGGCCGGCGCGGTCGGCTTACGCGACGTGCGCTACGGCTATGAGGGCGACAACCACGTGTTCGCCAAGTCTCACGGCGAAGCCAATGCGGCGTGGATGCCGAAGGACGAGTCCAACCCCTATTTCACCTATGATCCCTCCAAATGCATCGTCTGCTCGCGCTGCGTCCGCGCCTGCGAGGAAGTGCAAGGCACGTTTGCGCTGACGATCTCGGGCCGCGGCTTCGACAGCCGGGTGTCGCCCGGCATGAGCGAGAGCTTTCTGGGATCGGAATGCGTCTCCTGCGGCGCCTGCGTGCAGGCCTGCCCGACCGCGACGCTGACGGAAAAATCGGTGATCGAGATCGGCCAGCCCGAACATTCTGTTGTGACGACTTGCGCTTACTGTGGCGTCGGATGCACCTTCAAGGCCGAGATGCGCGGCGAGGAAGTCGTGCGCATGGTGCCCTACAAGGACGGCAAGGCCAACCGCGGCCATTCCTGCGTCAAGGGCCGCTTTGCCTGGGGCTATACCACCCACAAGGAGCGTATCCTTAAACCGATGATCCGCGAGAAAATCGCCGATCCCTGGCGCGAAGTGTCGTGGGAAGAAGCGTTCAATTTCGCTGCCGCCAAATTCAAGGGCATCCAGGAAAAGTACGGCCGCGACGCCGTCGGCGGCATCACTTCGTCGCGCTGCACCAATGAAGAAACCTATCTGGTGCAAAAGCTGATCCGCGGCGGGTTCGGCAACAACAACGTCGATACCTGCGCCCGCGTCTGCCATTCGCCGACCGGCTACGGCCTGTCGACCACGTTCGGCACCTCGGCCGGCACCCAGGATTTCGACTCGGTCGAACACACCGACGTGGTGCTGATCATCGGCGCCAATCCGGCCGCCGCTCATCCGGTCTTTGCATCGCGTCTCAAGAAGCGGTTGCGGCAAGGTGCAAAGCTGATTGTGATCGATCCCAGGCGCACCGAGATGGTCGAGGCCCCGCATCTGACGGCGCTGCACCTGCCACTGATGCCCGGCACCAATGTCGCCGTGCTCACGGCGCTGGCGCATGTCATCGTTACCGAAGGCCTTGTCGATGAAGCCTTCGTGCGCGAGCGCTGCGACTGGAGCGAATTCGAGGAATGGGCCGCCTTCGCAGCCTTGCCGAACAACAGCCCCGAGGCCACCGCGATCATGACCGGCGTCGATCCGAAGGAGTTGCGCGAAGCAGCCCGGCTGTTCGCCACGGGCGGCAACGGCGCGATCTATTACGGGCTCGGCGTCACCGAGCACAGCCAGGGCTCGACCACCGTGATCGCGATCGCCAACCTCGCGATGGCAACCGGCAATATCGGCCGGCCCGGCGTCGGCGTGAACCCGCTGCGCGGCCAGAATAACGTTCAGGGCTCCTGCGACATGGGCTCGTTCCCGCACGAACTGCCCGGCTACCGCCATATCTCGGGCGACGCCGTGCGCGACCAGTTCGAGGCGATGTGGAACGTCAAGCTCAATCGGGAACCGGGCCTGCGCATTCCCAACATGTTCGACGCCGCGATCGAGGGCACCTTCATGGGGCTCTACGTGCAGGGCGAGGACATCCTGCAGTCCGATCCCAATACCAAGCATGTGGTGGCGGCGCTGTCTTCGATGGAATGCGTCATCGTCCACGATCTCTTCCTCAACGAGACCGCGAACTACGCCCACGTCTTCCTGCCCGGCTCGACCTTCCTGGAAAAGGACGGCACTTTTACCAACGCCGAGCGGCGCATCCAGCGCGTCCGCAAGGTGATGACCCCGCGCAACGGGCTCTCCGACTGGGAAGTCACCATCGGCCTCGCCAAGGCGATGGGCTTCGAGATGCGCTACGACCATCCGTCTCAAATCATGGACGAGATCGCGGCGCTGACGCCGACCTTTGCCGGCGTCTCGTATACAAAACTCGACGAACTCGGTTCGGTGCAATGGCCCTGCAATGAGAAGGCACCGCAGGGCACGCCGGTGATGCATATCGGCGGCTTCGTCCGCGGCAAGGGCAAGTTCGTGATCACTGAATATATCCCGACCGACGAGCGCACCGGCCCGCGTTATCCGTTGCTGCTGACCACCGGCCGCATCCTCAGCCAGTATAATGTCGGCGCCCAGACGCGGCGCACCGATAATATCATCTGGCACGAGGAAGACCGGCTCGAAATTCATCCGCACGATGCCGAGCAGCGCGGCGTGCGCGACGGCGACTGGGTAAGGCTCGCCAGCCGGGCCGGCGAAACCACCTTGCGTGCAGAGATCACCGATCGCGTCGCGCCCGGCGTGGTCTACACCACCTTCCACCATCCGGACACGCAGGCCAACGTGATCACGACCGAGTATTCCGACTGGGCGACCAACTGCCCGGAATACAAGGTCACGGCGGTGCAGATTTCGCCGTCGAACGGCCCGTCCGACTGGCAGAAGGCCTATGACGAGCAGGCCCGTCACTCGCGCCGGATCGCGCCGGTCGTGGAAGCCGCGGAATGA
- a CDS encoding NADH-quinone oxidoreductase subunit NuoF, whose product MTMRIFISRDAGAVAVGADDVAVALEQAAAKRGLAVEIVRTGSRGLYWLEPMIEVATSQGRVAFGPVTTTDARSVLDAMAASGPHPLRLGVADEIPWLKRQTRLTFARCGVIDPRVVEDYRAHEGFKGLERALRLTPDEILADVTASGLRGRGGAGFPTGIKWKTVAQASAERKYIVCNADEGDSGTFADRMIMEGDPFVVIEGMTIAGIAVGASKGYIYIRSEYPHAVAAMKAAISAAKRAGYLGARINGSAHDFDLEVRVGAGAYVCGEETSLLESLEGRRGIVRAKPPLPAHKGLFGKPTVINNVLSFAAIPFILAGGATAYADSGMGRSRGTMPIQLAGNIRYGGLFETAFGVTLGELIDDIGGGTLTGRPVRAVQVGGPLGAYFPRALFDTPFDYEAFAARDGLIGHGGIVVFDDSVDMAKQARFAMEFCAVESCGKCTPCRIGSTRGVETIDKIRAGERVAENLAVVEDLCNTMKFGSLCALGGFTPYPVMSALKHFREDFGPAPARLQAAE is encoded by the coding sequence ATGACGATGCGCATTTTCATTTCCCGCGATGCCGGTGCGGTCGCCGTCGGCGCCGATGACGTCGCCGTCGCGCTAGAGCAGGCCGCCGCAAAGCGTGGCCTCGCCGTCGAGATCGTCAGGACCGGATCGCGCGGGCTCTATTGGCTCGAGCCCATGATCGAGGTCGCAACATCGCAAGGCCGAGTCGCGTTCGGCCCGGTGACCACGACCGACGCGCGGTCGGTGCTGGATGCGATGGCAGCCAGCGGCCCGCATCCGCTGCGGCTTGGTGTCGCCGACGAAATCCCCTGGCTGAAGCGGCAGACGCGGCTGACCTTCGCGCGTTGCGGCGTGATCGATCCGCGCGTGGTCGAGGATTATCGCGCCCATGAGGGCTTCAAGGGCCTGGAACGGGCGCTGCGGCTGACCCCGGACGAAATCCTCGCCGATGTCACCGCCTCAGGGCTGCGCGGCCGTGGCGGCGCCGGCTTTCCGACCGGGATCAAATGGAAGACTGTGGCGCAGGCCAGCGCCGAGCGGAAATACATCGTCTGTAACGCCGACGAAGGCGACAGCGGCACGTTTGCCGATCGCATGATCATGGAGGGCGATCCCTTCGTGGTGATTGAGGGCATGACGATTGCGGGCATCGCGGTCGGCGCCAGCAAGGGTTACATCTACATCCGCTCGGAATATCCGCACGCCGTGGCGGCAATGAAGGCGGCGATATCGGCCGCGAAACGCGCCGGCTATCTCGGCGCCCGCATCAACGGCTCCGCGCACGATTTCGACCTCGAAGTCCGCGTCGGCGCCGGCGCCTATGTCTGCGGCGAAGAGACCTCGCTCCTGGAAAGCCTGGAAGGCCGCCGCGGCATCGTGCGCGCCAAGCCGCCGCTGCCGGCGCATAAGGGCCTGTTCGGCAAACCCACCGTGATCAACAACGTGCTGTCGTTCGCGGCGATCCCCTTCATCCTGGCCGGCGGTGCAACAGCCTATGCGGATTCCGGGATGGGCCGTTCGCGCGGCACCATGCCGATCCAGTTGGCCGGAAACATCCGATATGGCGGCCTGTTCGAGACCGCCTTTGGCGTTACCCTCGGCGAACTGATCGACGATATCGGCGGCGGCACCTTGACGGGCCGTCCGGTCCGCGCGGTGCAGGTCGGCGGCCCCCTGGGCGCGTACTTTCCCCGCGCGCTGTTCGATACGCCGTTCGATTACGAAGCGTTTGCGGCGCGCGACGGCCTGATCGGCCATGGCGGCATCGTGGTGTTCGACGACAGCGTCGATATGGCGAAGCAGGCGCGCTTTGCGATGGAATTCTGTGCGGTGGAATCCTGCGGCAAGTGCACGCCGTGCCGGATCGGCTCCACTCGCGGCGTCGAGACCATCGACAAGATCCGCGCCGGCGAGCGCGTGGCTGAAAATCTCGCGGTGGTCGAAGACCTCTGCAACACCATGAAATTCGGCTCGCTCTGCGCGCTCGGCGGCTTCACGCCCTATCCCGTCATGAGTGCACTGAAACATTTTCGGGAAGATTTTGGCCCGGCACCGGCCCGTCTGCAGGCCGCGGAGTAA
- a CDS encoding formate dehydrogenase subunit gamma: protein MTPVYEPWDEARGAEIIAEHDTLEGATLVILHALQEAFGYVPEPAIPMIAAALHLSRAEVHGVFTFYHDFRHQPAGRHVLKLCRAEACQAAGGDVLAARAEAKLGISLGNTTADARVTLEPIYCLGLCATAPSAMLNGRLVGRLDDAGIDALVAEVQR from the coding sequence ATGACACCGGTCTATGAACCCTGGGATGAGGCGCGCGGCGCCGAAATCATCGCCGAGCACGACACGCTCGAAGGCGCCACGCTGGTGATCCTGCATGCGCTGCAGGAAGCCTTCGGTTACGTGCCGGAGCCGGCGATTCCGATGATCGCCGCAGCACTCCATCTGTCGCGCGCCGAGGTCCACGGCGTGTTTACCTTCTACCACGATTTCCGGCACCAACCCGCCGGCCGCCATGTGCTGAAACTGTGCCGCGCCGAGGCCTGCCAGGCCGCGGGCGGCGATGTGCTGGCCGCGCGCGCGGAAGCAAAACTCGGCATTTCCCTTGGCAACACCACCGCCGATGCGCGGGTGACGCTGGAGCCGATCTATTGCCTCGGGCTCTGCGCCACCGCGCCGTCGGCGATGCTCAATGGCCGTCTCGTCGGCCGGCTGGATGACGCAGGGATCGATGCGCTGGTGGCGGAGGTGCAGCGATGA
- a CDS encoding LysR family transcriptional regulator, which translates to MIDKLELLLALAKERHFGRAAEACGVTQPTMSTSLKQLEEILGVMLVQRGSRFQGFTPEGERTLDWARRIVGDARAMKQEINGLKDKLSGEIRIAAIPTVLGMVASLTTPFRARHPDVRFRIQSCTSADVLGLLENLEVDAGLTYIENEPIGRVRTIPLYNESYRLLTSPDGMFGDRKQVTWKEVGQVPLCLLTPDMQNRRIIDRALLSVGAEATPTLTSNSLLVLYTHVKTGRWASVMPAKLAETLGLADTVRSIPIVDPAVNYSIGLVIPQRDPMTPLIAALVQVAREVAPTLE; encoded by the coding sequence TTGATCGACAAGCTTGAACTTCTGCTCGCGCTGGCCAAGGAACGTCATTTCGGACGGGCCGCCGAGGCCTGCGGCGTCACCCAGCCGACGATGTCGACCAGCCTCAAGCAGCTCGAGGAAATCCTCGGCGTTATGCTGGTGCAGCGCGGCTCCCGCTTCCAGGGCTTTACGCCGGAGGGCGAGCGCACGCTCGACTGGGCGCGGCGCATCGTCGGCGACGCCCGCGCGATGAAGCAGGAGATCAACGGATTAAAGGACAAGCTGTCGGGCGAGATCCGGATCGCGGCGATCCCGACCGTGCTCGGCATGGTGGCATCGCTGACCACGCCGTTCCGCGCGCGCCATCCGGACGTGCGCTTCCGGATTCAGTCCTGCACCTCCGCAGACGTGCTGGGTCTTTTGGAAAATCTCGAGGTCGATGCCGGCCTGACCTATATCGAGAACGAGCCGATCGGCCGGGTTCGCACCATTCCGCTCTATAACGAGAGCTATCGCCTGCTGACGTCGCCCGACGGCATGTTCGGCGACCGCAAGCAGGTCACCTGGAAGGAAGTGGGGCAGGTGCCGCTGTGCCTGCTGACCCCGGACATGCAGAACCGGCGCATCATCGATCGCGCGCTGCTTTCGGTCGGCGCCGAGGCGACGCCGACGCTGACCTCCAATTCGCTGCTGGTGCTCTATACCCACGTCAAGACCGGCCGCTGGGCCAGCGTGATGCCCGCCAAACTCGCGGAGACGCTGGGCCTTGCTGATACCGTCCGCAGCATTCCGATCGTCGATCCCGCGGTCAATTACAGCATTGGCCTCGTGATCCCGCAGCGCGATCCGATGACGCCGTTGATCGCTGCGCTGGTGCAGGTCGCCCGCGAAGTCGCGCCGACGCTGGAGTGA
- a CDS encoding SDR family NAD(P)-dependent oxidoreductase: protein MKELHGKVAVITGAASGFGREFAIRCADEGMKVILTDIDTGGLGTTVALLKPGTESLVIGSDVSSADSIEHLARSTYDRFGACHLLFNNAGVGTAGPIWTATLDDWKWTLGINVMGVVHGLRSFVPRMLAQKEESYIVNTASAAGLLAPPGSGVYAASKHAVVAITECLHHELRGQNAPIGVSVLCPAFVDTGISNSERNRPAQLADSNPEAEQYSDRIRQAIKSGKLSAADIARITIDAVKDGRFYILPHPNVKIAVEIRMNDILLDRQPTNTSQR, encoded by the coding sequence ATGAAAGAGCTTCACGGAAAAGTTGCGGTGATTACAGGTGCGGCCAGTGGATTTGGTCGTGAATTTGCGATCCGTTGCGCCGACGAAGGAATGAAGGTTATTCTCACAGATATCGATACAGGTGGCTTAGGTACCACCGTCGCGCTGCTCAAGCCTGGCACCGAGTCCCTCGTGATTGGCAGCGACGTCTCAAGTGCCGACAGCATTGAGCATCTGGCAAGGTCGACATACGACCGCTTTGGCGCATGCCACCTGCTCTTCAACAACGCGGGCGTGGGAACGGCGGGGCCGATCTGGACGGCCACGCTCGACGACTGGAAGTGGACGTTGGGTATCAACGTGATGGGTGTGGTACACGGGTTGCGCAGCTTCGTGCCGCGCATGCTGGCGCAAAAGGAAGAGTCTTACATAGTCAACACGGCCTCCGCAGCGGGTCTGCTTGCGCCCCCGGGCTCCGGCGTCTATGCCGCGAGCAAACACGCCGTCGTCGCGATCACGGAATGCCTTCATCACGAGCTGCGCGGCCAGAATGCGCCGATCGGCGTTTCCGTGCTATGCCCCGCATTTGTTGATACCGGGATATCGAACTCCGAACGCAACCGGCCCGCGCAACTCGCGGACTCCAATCCGGAAGCGGAGCAGTACTCGGATCGCATCAGACAGGCGATCAAATCAGGAAAGCTTTCCGCCGCCGATATCGCAAGGATCACGATCGACGCGGTGAAGGACGGGCGCTTCTATATTCTGCCGCACCCGAACGTGAAAATCGCGGTGGAAATCAGGATGAACGATATTCTGTTGGATCGGCAGCCGACCAATACATCGCAGCGCTGA